From the Zingiber officinale cultivar Zhangliang unplaced genomic scaffold, Zo_v1.1 ctg104, whole genome shotgun sequence genome, one window contains:
- the LOC122035766 gene encoding origin of replication complex subunit 2-like, whose amino-acid sequence MSVSPEGNVETFQIVTRKGEMLSKFLLAGTTWGVTISVKFLTRLVEKMDVGVHEMTMEDEEDDFMLSRNYFLAKEIGNSSRKKSSQKHVVDINHVDEQVLRKEVFDIPVKHENEIQHLIKSYRNLYPKWLFELRCGFGLLMYGFGSKKALLEDFASTSLTDFGVVVINGYLPSNNLKQALITLAEVLSDQLKHERKSSTRSKSNTEHTFSSLSIEDLLSFLNVQLPQDNNCFVCVIIHNIDGPSLRDPDSQQYLAQLASCSRVRMVASIDHVNAPLLWDKKMVHTQFKWSWHHVPTFAPYKAEGNFFPLILANYGNAQTTKTALVVLQSLTPNAQSVFKILAEHQLANEKEGMPNSTLYTKCRARFLVSNQVTLNSHLTEFKDHELVKARRHSDGQDCFYIPLPSEALSKLLQELA is encoded by the exons aaggggagatgttgtcgaaatttcttctggcagggactacctggggcgtgacaatctcGGTGAAGTTCTT gaCACGCTTGGTTGAAAAGATGGATGTTGGGGTCCATGAGATGACTAtggaggatgaagaagatgacttCATGCTGTCAAGAAATTACTTCCTTGCCAAAGAAATTGGCAACTCTTCAAGGAAGAAATCCTCGCAAAAACACGTCGTCGACATCAATCATGTTGACGAACAG GTCCTCCGAAAAGAAGTCTTTGATATTCCAGTGAAGCATGAAAACGAAATCCAACATTTAATCAAAAGTTACAGAAATTTATACCCTAAGTGGCTTTTTGAGTTAAG GTGTGGTTTTGGTTTATTAATGTATGGATTTGGTTCTAAAAAAGCCTTGCTCGAGGATTTTGCTTCAACAAGCTTAACTGATTTTGGAGTGGTCGTGATCAATGGCTATCTTCCATCAAACAATCTTAAACAA GCCCTGATAACCCTAGCTGAAGTCCTCTCGGACCAATTAAAACATGAAAGGAAGAGCTCTACAAGAAGCAAATCGAACACTGAACATACTTTTAGTTCTCTGTCAATTGAAGATCTTCTCTCATTTCTGAATGTGCAACTTCCACAAGACAATAACTGTTTTGTCTGTGTTATCATACACAACATTGATGGTCCTTCTTTGAGAGATCCTGATTCACAACAGTATCTTGCGCAATTAGCAAGCTGTTCTAGAGTCCGTATGGTTGCATCGATTGACCATGTGAATGCACCTCTTT TGTGGGACAAGAAGATGGTGCACACTCAGTTCAAGTGGTCGTGGCATCACGTCCCAACTTTTGCCCCTTACAAGGCGGAGGGCAATTTTTTCCCATTGATTTTGGCAAATTATGGCAATGCCCAAACCACGAAAACTGCTTTGGTTGTTCTACAGAGTTTGACACCCAATGCGCAGAGTGTTTTTAAAATCCTTGCCGAGCATCAGCTAGCCAATGAGAAAGAAG GCATGCCAAACAGCACCTTGTACACCAAGTGCCGCGCGCGATTCCTGGTTAGCAACCAAGTAACACTGAATTCCCATCTAACAGAGTTCAAAGACCATGAGTTAGTGAAGGCGAGACGGCACTCAGATGGACAAGATTGTTTCTACATTCCTCTACCCTCTGAAGCACTCAGCAAGCTCTTGCAAGAATTGGCATAA
- the LOC122035765 gene encoding origin of replication complex subunit 2-like gives MSEAYGVQVLRKEVFDIPVKHENEIQHLIKSYRNLYPKWLFELRCGFGLLMYGFGSKKALLEDFASTSLTDFGVVVINGYLPSNNLKQALITLAEVLSDQLKHERKSSTRSKSNTEHTFSSLSIEDLLSFLNVQLPQDNNCFVCVIIHNIDGPSLRDPDSQQYLAQLASCSRVRMVASIDHVNAPLLWDKKMVHTQFKWSWHHVPTFAPYKAEGNFFPLILANYGNAQTTKTALVVLQSLTPNAQSVFKILAEHQLANEKEGESNHNTLVVSNTLVVSNTLVVRL, from the exons atgTCAGAGGCGTATGGTGTTCAGGTCCTCCGAAAAGAAGTCTTTGATATTCCAGTGAAGCATGAAAACGAAATCCAACATTTAATCAAAAGTTACAGAAATTTATACCCTAAGTGGCTTTTTGAGTTAAG GTGTGGTTTTGGTTTATTAATGTATGGATTTGGTTCTAAAAAAGCCTTGCTCGAGGATTTTGCTTCAACAAGCTTAACTGATTTTGGAGTGGTCGTGATCAATGGCTATCTTCCATCAAACAATCTTAAACAA GCCCTGATAACCCTAGCTGAAGTCCTCTCGGACCAATTAAAACATGAAAGGAAGAGCTCTACAAGAAGCAAATCGAACACTGAACATACTTTTAGTTCTCTGTCAATTGAAGATCTTCTCTCATTTCTGAATGTGCAACTTCCACAAGACAATAACTGTTTTGTCTGTGTTATCATACACAACATTGATGGTCCTTCTTTGAGAGATCCTGATTCACAACAGTATCTTGCGCAATTAGCAAGCTGTTCTAGAGTCCGTATGGTTGCATCGATTGACCATGTGAATGCACCTCTTT TGTGGGACAAGAAGATGGTGCACACTCAGTTCAAGTGGTCGTGGCATCACGTCCCAACTTTTGCCCCTTACAAGGCGGAGGGCAATTTTTTCCCATTGATTTTGGCAAATTATGGCAATGCCCAAACCACGAAAACTGCTTTGGTTGTTCTACAGAGTTTGACACCCAATGCGCAGAGTGTTTTTAAAATCCTTGCCGAGCATCAGCTAGCCAATGAGAAAGAAGGCGAGTCGAATCACAATACATTGGTAGTTAGTAATACATTGGTAGTTAGTAATACATTGGTAGTTAGACTCTAA